A genomic segment from Drosophila willistoni isolate 14030-0811.24 chromosome 2L unlocalized genomic scaffold, UCI_dwil_1.1 Seg168, whole genome shotgun sequence encodes:
- the LOC6643324 gene encoding ribosome biogenesis protein BOP1 homolog produces MAKKQDRKRKVKDEATNDGASGSDQSDNAEEEEDLLQTVKEPGEDSTDDEGIDQEYQSDSSEDLEFESDEEGNYVGRKGGQQESSDEEEVDEEEEDDDDDDDEEEGGKVEDKPTTSSKAETNNEVAPLPALPARDPSKQEYEDSDTSDEEDIRNTVGNIPMHWYDEYKHIGYDWDGNKIIKPIKGDQIDDFLRKIEDPDFWRTVKDPQTGQEVVLSDADIALIKRINSARIPNAEHEEYEPWIEWFTSEVEKMPIKNVPDHKRSFLPSVSEKKRVSRMVHALKMGWMKTTEEVEREKQQKRGPKFYMLWETDTGREQMRRIHDPVSAPKRDLPGHAESYNPPPEYLFDEKETKQWLKLKDEPHKRKLHFMPQKFKSLREVPAYSRYLRERFLRCLDLYLCPRAKRVKLNIDAEYLIPKLPSPRDLQPFPTVESLVYRGHTDLVRSVSVEPKGEYMVSGSDDKTVKIWEIATGRCIRTIETEDVVRCVAWCPNAKLSIIAVATGSRLLLVNPKVGDKLLIKKTDDLLAEEPSNQDIIDNERIKTAVQWSTAEAAEQEKGVRVIINHFKPIRQVTWHGRGDYLATVMPEGANRSALIHQLSKRRSQIPFSKSKGLIQCVLFHPVKPCFFVATQHNIRIYDLVKQELIKKLLTNSKWISGMSIHPKGDNLLVSTYDKKMLWFDLDLSTKPYQTMRLHRNAVRSVAFHLRYPLFASGSDDQAVIVSHGMVYNDLLQNPLIVPLKKLQTHEKRDDFGVLDVCWHPVQPWVFSTGADCTIRLYT; encoded by the exons atggccaaaaaacAGGATAGGAAACGTAAAGTAAAGGATGAGGCTACCAATGATGGGGCTTCCGGGTCAGACCAATCGGACAatgcagaagaagaagag GACTTGTTGCAAACCGTCAAAGAACCTGGTGAGGATTCTACGGATGACGAGGGCATAGATCAAGAATATCAGTCAGATAGTAGTGAGGACTTGGAGTTTGAAAGTGATGAGGAAGGCAACTATGTGGGCAGAAAGGGAGGGCAACAAGAAAGTTCGGACGAAGAGGAAGTTGATGAAGAGGaggaagatgatgatgatgatgatgatgaagaggaGGGAGGGAAGGTAGAGGACAAACCCACAACTAGCTCGAAAGCTGAGACTAATAATGAAGTTGCCCCTCTCCCGGCACTACCAGCTCGCGATCCTTCCAAGCAAGAGTATGAGGATTCGGATACTTCAGATGAGGAGGACATACGTAATACTGTGGGCAACATTCCCATGCATTGGTATGATGAATACAAACACATTGGCTATGATTGGGATGGCAACAAGATTATTAAACCCATCAAGGGAGATCAAATTGATGACTTCTTACGTAAAATTGAGGATCCTGATTTCTGGCGCACAGTGAAGGATCCACAGACAGGTCAAGAAGTTGTACTCAGCGATGCCGACATAGCTTTAATCAAACGCATCAATTCCGCTCGCATACCGAATGCGGAGCACGAAGAGTATGAACCCTGGATTGAATGGTTCACCTCGGAAGTGGAGAAAATGCCAATTAAAAATGTTCCAGATCACAAGAGATCTTTTCTGCCCTCGGTGTCCGAGAAGAAGCGTGTGTCGCGCATGGTCCACGCCTTAAAAATGGGCTGGATGAAGACCACGGAGGAAGTGGAGCGAGAGAAGCAACAGAAACGTGGACCAAAATTCTATATGCTCTGGGAAACGGATACTGGACGAGAGCAAATGCGCCGCATTCACGATCCCGTCTCCGCACCCAAACGAGACCTACCCGGCCATGCGGAATCTTACAATCCACCTCCGGAATATCTTTTCGATGAAAAGGAAACCAAGCAATGGCTTAAGCTTAAGGATGAGCCCCATAAACGTAAATTGCATTTCATGCCACAGAAATTTAAATCCCTGCGAGAGGTTCCCGCATACTCACGTTATCTACGTGAACGATTCCTTCGCTGTCTGGATCTGTATCTATGTCCACGTGCCAAGCGAGTTAAGCTTAACATTGACGCGGAGTACCTTATACCCAAACTGCCCTCACCCCGAGATTTGCAGCCATTCCCCACTGTGGAAAGTCTGGTCTATCGTGGCCACACGGATCTGGTGCGATCTGTCAGTGTTGAGCCAAAGGGCGAATATATGGTTTCTGGATCCGATGACAAGACAGTGAAAA TTTGGGAAATTGCCACCGGTCGTTGCATACGGACAATTGAAACCGAGGATGTGGTACGCTGTGTGGCCTGGTGTCCCAATGCCAAACTGTCGATTATTGCTGTGGCCACTGGCAGTCGCCTGTTGCTGGTTAATCCCAAAGTGGGTGATAAATTGCTAATCAAGAAGACCGACGACCTCTTGGCCGAGGAACCTTCCAATCAAGATATTATTGACAATGAACGGATCAAGACGGCTGTACAATGGTCCACGGCAGAGGCCGCTGAACAGGAGAAGGGTGTTCGTGTTATAATTAATCACTTTAAGCCAATACGTCAAGTTACCTGGCATGGACGTGGTGATTACCTAGCCACTGTAATGCCCGAGGGAGCAAATCGATCGGCTCTCATTCATCAATTGTCCAAGAGACGCTCTCAAATACCCTTCTCGAAGAGCAAGGGGCTGATCCAATGTGTGCTCTTCCATCCTGTGAAACCATGCTTCTTTGTAGCC ACTCAACACAATATACGCATCTATGATTTGGTTAAGCAGGAGCTGATCAAGAAATTGCTTACCAATTCCAAATGGATATCGGGCATGTCTATACATCCCAAAGGCGATAATTTACTGGTTTCCACTTATGATAAGAAAATGTTGTGGTTCGATTTGGATTTGTCCACCAAACCATATCAAACCATGCGCTTGCATCGCAATGCAGTGCGCAGTGTGGCTTTCCATTTACGTTATCCGCTCTTTGCTTCCGGCAGTGATGATCAGGCGGTCATTGTCTCCCATGGCATGGTCTACAA cGATCTGTTGCAAAATCCTTTGATTGTTCCCCTTAAGAAGCTGCAGACCCATGAGAAACGTGACGATTTTGGTGTCCTAGATGTCTGCTGGCATCCTGTCCAGCCTTGGGTATTCTCAACTGGAGCGGATTGCACAATACGACTGTACACATAG
- the LOC6643323 gene encoding ubiquitin-conjugating enzyme E2-18 kDa, whose product MTAPRRLRKELSDLQDSTIKSFRDIKADDDNLLRWTGLIVPDNPPYNKGAFRIEINFPAEYPFKPPKINFKTKIYHPNIDEKGQVCLPIISTENWKPATRTDQVVQALIALINDPEPEHPLRAELAEEFLKDKKKFMKNAEDYTRKHCEKRPAD is encoded by the coding sequence atgactGCACCTCGACGTCTCCGCAAGGAATTAAGTGATTTGCAAGATAGCACAATAAAATCGTTTCGTGATATCAAGGCCGATGACGACAATCTGCTGCGTTGGACGGGGCTCATTGTGCCCGACAATCCCCCATATAACAAAGGGGCATTCCGCATAGAAATCAATTTCCCAGCCGAATACCCCTTCAAACCACCAaagattaatttcaaaacGAAAATCTACCATCCCAATATCGATGAGAAGGGTCAAGTGTGCTTGCCCATCATTAGCACGGAAAACTGGAAGCCGGCAACTCGTACGGATCAGGTTGTTCAGGCACTGATAGCCCTAATCAATGATCCCGAACCGGAGCATCCACTTAGAGCTGAATTGGCTGAGGAATTTCTCAAGGATAAGAAAAAGTTCATGAAGAATGCAGAAGATTATACCAGGAAACATTGCGAAAAGCGTCCGGCAGATTAA
- the LOC6643365 gene encoding cap-specific mRNA (nucleoside-2'-O-)-methyltransferase 2, translating to MPSIKLNLHQEVEQIFGKKFQYQKPKAPQAWQLPPDQKQNPHFGEYYQFPALLALKDNLNAVKSKLNDYGVEEWSSHTNRRDPSGEVSWRLKNETKAEFVTVAWCKFFEVLHRYPVVSQPKLNTVHLCEAPGAFIAALNHYLHSKYQKDEIKWNWRSTTLNPYYEGNALTEMITDDRFIFHTLDHWIFHEDLTGNLINVSNIKGMTDRCMKDFAGQEVDLITADGSIDCAQQPESQEEIVQRLFSAEIITALSILKKGGTFVIKMFTLFEACSVSLLYLLNCVFENVNLYKPATSKRGNSEVYVICLDYQKEAPGLARLLEEMLQKLSNPQDAMVMPLFAKADIPKDFLLQHEIGCRLFMKLQVDAIEGSIYAYESNDRVYTQHLHDLRGLVSSMYYNRYKVRPLAEDLCLVSNKASLNKPLGQFVPIYGGSYTERAKIQQGDILHQMYCLRREFNQLEKCPNTNAIVSYKHEPLNGSLRVSWGLPVQQLQSSLFASERVLLLRLRLLDTFEMDPIWQINSKCLLNATDQSGINYQSPEENESFHQGQQKFFANLIEIVLKQKPMTIVFDNFLFLSHYAVSLLLVLGEMIFNEMIINETSINLNGLKQDLDIAEQLLSLLKTETSDGKAIHSFIDIKYLQKNQFSQALIQHNNNLLLACYRSMLGEDSFPRPMANTASVESKTNSSNSNDMVVV from the exons ATGCCGtccattaaattaaatttacacCAAGAAGTTGAGCAAATATTTGGCAAGAAATTTCAGTATCAAAAACCAAAGGCACCACAGGCATGGCAATTGCCGCCCGACCAAAAGCAGAATCCCCATTTTGGAGAATATTATCAGTTCCCGGCTCTGCTGGCGCTCAAGGATAATTTGAATGCGGTGAAGAGCAAACTCAATGACTATGGAGTGGAGGAATGGAGTTCACACACAAATCGACGAGATCCTTCCGGAGAAGTGTCCTGGCGCttgaaaaacgaaacaaaagcAGAATTTGTAACAGTCGCGTGGTGCAAATTTTTTGAGGTTCTGCATCGTTATCCTGTGGTGAGCCAGCCAAAGCTCAACACGGTGCATCTCTGCGAAGCGCCTGGCGCTTTTATAGCTGCCCTTAATCATTATTTACACTCCAAATATCAGAAGGATGAG atCAAATGGAATTGGCGTTCAACCACCCTTAATCCTTATTATGAGGGAAATGCATTAACTGAAATGATCACCGACGATCGCTTTATTTTCCACACTTTGGATCACTGGATATTTCATGAGGATTTGACGGGAAATCTAATAAATGTTTCCAACATTAAGGGAATGACTGATCGTTGTATGAAAGATTTCGCAGGCCAGGAGGTCGATCTCATCACTGCCGATGGCTCTATCGATTGTGCCCAGCAACCCGAATCCCAAGAAGAAATTGTCCAGCGTCTCTTCTCTGCCGAGATTATTACTGCCTTGAGCATTTTGAAAAAGGGTGGAACATTTGTCATCAAAATGTTTACACTCTTCGAGGCTTGCAGTGTTTCCTTGCTTTACCTGCTGAATTGCGTCTTCGAGAATGTTAATCTCTACAAGCCGGCCACCTCGAAGCGTGGAAATTCCGAAGTATATGTCATTTGTTTGGATTATCAGAAAGAGGCACCGGGTTTGGCTCGATTACTTGAGGAAATGCTTCAGAAACTGTCTAATCCTCAAGATGCCATGGTCATGCCGTTGTTTGCCAAAGCAGATATACCCAAAGATTTTCTACTGCAACATGAAATTGGTTGTCGTTTGTTTATGAAACTCCAGGTGGATGCCATCGAGGGAAGTATCTATGCGTATGAGTCCAATGACCGTGTATATACACAACATTTGCATGATTTGCGCGGTTTGGTCTCTTCCATGTATTACAATCGCTACAAAGTGCGACCCCTGGCCGAGGATCTGTGTCTGGTGTCGAACAAGGCGAGTCTGAATAAGCCACTTGGCCAGTTTGTACCCATTTATGGTGGTTCCTACACAGAGCGTGCCAAAATCCAACAGGGTGATATCCTCCATCAAATGTATTGCCTGCGTCGGGAATTCAATCAATTGGAAAAGTGCCCCAACACCAATGCCATTGTTAGCTATAAGCATGAGCCTCTTAATGGATCCCTCCGGGTCTCTTGGGGTCTACCTGTCCAACAATTGCAGAGCAGTCTCTTTGCCTCTGAGCGGGTTCTACTTCTCCGTCTACGTCTTTTGGACACTTTTGAAATGGATCCGATTTGGCAAATTAATTCCAAATGTTTACTAAATGCTACCGATCAAAGTGGAATCAACTACCAATCACCTGAAGAGAACGAAAGTTTCCACCAAGGccagcaaaagttttttgctAACCTaattgaaatagttttaaagcaaaagccaatgacaattgtttttgataatttcctttttcttaGCCATTATGCCGTTTCCCTGTTGTTAGTCCTAGGCGAAATGATATTTAATGAAATGATAATCAATGAAACTTCCATTAATTTAAATGGTCTAAAACAAGACTTGGACATTGCAGAGCAATTGCTTAGCCTGTTAAAGACCGAAACTAGTGATGGAAAAGCTATTCACAGCTTTATAGACatcaaatatttgcaaaagAATCAATTTAGTCAAGCTCTCATTcaacataataataatctgCTTTTGGCCTGTTATAGGAGTATGCTAGGCGAGGATTCCTTTCCCAGGCCCATGGCTAACACTGCATCCGTAGAGTCTAAGACTAATTCAAGCAATTCAAACGATATGGTAGTCGTTTAA